GAATGGGTCAAGTATGTACCCCACGAATTGTGATCAATGTTTCATTGATTCGTCCTTATTCCATTTGGGACTAATTTCTGGGTGGTTGCTGGCATTATACTGCAGCAACTACAGTATAAATATAGAGTGGTATATATCCCAAGTCCAAGTGTAACGACGACTGCATATATTTAGAGATTTGTTTTTAAATTGGCAATAAATTAAATGTGATAAGATTGCTGCGCGCTTGCTTGATGTCTGGCTGCATATATGTTTACGCTTACTCTGAATGATGAACTACAGCTCATTTTTTATTTCAGATTCTCAGCAGGAACCGTACTTGCGTACTAGTACTAGGGCCCAATGCATGCTACTTGGGGTTCGGCTGGGTGCGTAATATATGACATGAATCTCGTCTGTTTTCGTATGCAATTAGTTGCAGGTTGCAGCggcatcggcggcggcggcggcgcgggcgtcGACGGCGAGGATGGTGCTGAGGTTGAGCGGGTGCATGTACTCCTGGGTGCCGTCCATGAACTGGCTGACGATGATTCGGTTGGCCTTCTCCGTGGGGTGGAAGTTGTCCCAGAAGGCGTAGACGCTGCGGTCCGGGCAGACGTTGGAGACAGCGGTGCAGAGCCCCAGGCCATTGTAGGGTCCCTGGCCGCAGCACGCGACCTTGGAGGTGACGAAGCCGTAGGCGGCCGGGTCGGAGATGAAGTCCATGTGCATCCGGTACGCGTTGACGGCGACGAAGACGtcggcgccgagctcggcgttGACGCCCTTGATCATCCCCACGAGCTGCGGGTTGTAGAGCGCGGCGGCGCGCTGCAGCTCGGCGCTGCACTCCCCGGCGCGGCTGCCCGGCCGCATCAGCGCCAGCTCGGCGGGCGCGCACCCGAGCGGGCCGGACCCCGTGACGAGCACCCGGCGCGCGCCCAGCGCGTAGAGCTGGCGCAGCACCTTGGCGTACTCGGACACGACGTAGCGCACGTAGTCCGGCAGCGCGAACTCCCGGGACCGCGCGGAGAAGGGCACCAGGTAGTAGTTGTTGATGAAGTCGTTGCCGCCCAGGGTGATGAGCACGAGCGCGCCGCGGACGAGGCGCGCCGTGGCGTCGCCGCCGATGAGCGCGCCCACGCGGCTCTGgtactgccggaagtaccggagCTGCTTCTGGATGCGGATGATGTTGGCGAACTGGACGCCCGTGTCGTTGAGGATGCCGACGCCCGCCGAC
This window of the Sorghum bicolor cultivar BTx623 chromosome 7, Sorghum_bicolor_NCBIv3, whole genome shotgun sequence genome carries:
- the LOC8054814 gene encoding GDSL esterase/lipase LTL1, coding for MHSIAATACFLLALLQVRPATVTATATPPRAFFVFGDSLVDSGNNNYLATTARADSPPYGLDYPTHRATGRFSNGKNVPDIISEYLGAEPALPYLSPDLDGHKLLVGANFASAGVGILNDTGVQFANIIRIQKQLRYFRQYQSRVGALIGGDATARLVRGALVLITLGGNDFINNYYLVPFSARSREFALPDYVRYVVSEYAKVLRQLYALGARRVLVTGSGPLGCAPAELALMRPGSRAGECSAELQRAAALYNPQLVGMIKGVNAELGADVFVAVNAYRMHMDFISDPAAYGFVTSKVACCGQGPYNGLGLCTAVSNVCPDRSVYAFWDNFHPTEKANRIIVSQFMDGTQEYMHPLNLSTILAVDARAAAAADAAATCN